The DNA segment AAGTCCGTGTCGCCGGCCATGACGCAACCTGCCACACCGGCCGGCGCTCGTGTTTTTACCGGTCCGTTGGCGTCAAGGACGGCGTCACGTCACTTAACATCATTGATACCGAAATTCATTTCCATCCGGGCGATGTCTACGGCAAAAATTAATCATCTGACGCTTTTTGGCTCAGCTTCTTGACTGGATTCACGATTTCGCAACCAGACTGGGAGCGTAATCTTGACAACGAGGATGCGTTCCGCAGGGAACACCCGGCCGCAACGCCCTCCTGTAGATTGAGTATGTACGGCATGCACTTGCAAAGCAGTAATGCGAGACGTGACGGCCTGTAACAGTGTGTTCTGCGGCATGGAGGTGCCGGATGTTGAACTGGACATTCAATCGCAGCGGTATCACCGCAGACGCTTCCGCACCCGGCGGCCCTTCCCACGCCCTGGTGTCTTCCCCACCCGAACAGATCAAGCCGCCGAAATCCAAGATCGCGCTGGCACTTGGCGGCGGTGCCGCGCGCGGCTGGGCGCATATCGGCGTGTTGAAAGCGCTGGATGAAGAAGGCATCGAAGTCGGGATGATCGCCGGAACCTCGATCGGCGCGCTGGTCGGAGGCTGCTATCTGGCTGGAAAGCTCGACGAACTCGAAACATTCGCCCGCTCGCTCACCATGCGCCGCATCGCCGGATTGCTGGATTTCGCCATCGGTGGCGGCGGGCTGTTTGGCGGCCTGCGCCTGACCAAGCGCATGCAGGAACATCTGCAGGACATGGCGATCGAAGATCTCGACCGCACATTTGTGGCCGTCGCAACCGAGGTCAATTCCGGCCATGAGGTCTGGATCGGCCAGGGATCGCTGATCACCGCCATCCGCGCCTCCTACGCCCTGCCGGGCATCTTCGAACCGGTCAAATGCAACAACCGCACGCTGATGGATGGCGCGCTGGTCAATCCGGTGCCGGTCTCGGTCTGCCGCGCCCACGAGCAGCAGCTGGTCGTTGCCGTCAACCTTAACTATGACCTTTATGGCCGCTCCGCC comes from the Pararhizobium qamdonense genome and includes:
- a CDS encoding patatin-like phospholipase family protein; its protein translation is MLNWTFNRSGITADASAPGGPSHALVSSPPEQIKPPKSKIALALGGGAARGWAHIGVLKALDEEGIEVGMIAGTSIGALVGGCYLAGKLDELETFARSLTMRRIAGLLDFAIGGGGLFGGLRLTKRMQEHLQDMAIEDLDRTFVAVATEVNSGHEVWIGQGSLITAIRASYALPGIFEPVKCNNRTLMDGALVNPVPVSVCRAHEQQLVVAVNLNYDLYGRSAVIKHNAGSRAVEQPAVAKQPEGQAGRLGMTSVMVQAFNIIQDRISRARLAGDPPDLALHPKLNDIGLSEFHRAGEAIDRGYYETKSKLSELQRLQDVMLR